CCTTGTGTTTAGTCCTAAACACAAGGGCGAGGACGAACGTGGGCAAGAACATGCGTTGGCGCTGCTCGCGTGGTCTCGCCTGGTTCGCGTCGCCCAGAAGGTCAGCCGGCTGGGCGCCGAGCGGCTGCGGGAACGTGGACTGACCCCGGTGCAGTTCGACGTGTTGCGCCGCATTGCGTCCCGTCCCGATCAACCGCAGCAGGACCTGGTAGAGCGCCTCGACGTGACCCGTGGCAACGTGTCTCAACTCCTCAGCAAGCTTGAAGCCGACGGGCTGATCCTGCGCGTGCCGCAAGGAGGCGCGAACTTGCTACGCCTCACCGACCGGGGCCAGGAGATGGTGGCCCTACTCCTTCCCGACCACGACCGATTTATCCGTGAGCGTTTCGCCGCCCTGTCCACAGAGGAGGTCCAGCACCTGTTGTTCCTGCTCGAAAAGCTCGACCGCGACGTGAGCTGACCACGATCTGTTTTTGCAAAGCTTGTTTAGTCCTAAACAAGAGAGACGGGCTCTGACCGCCCGCACAAAAGGAGGACAGCATGAAGGTCTTTCTGACTGGCGCCACTGGCTACATCGGCAGCGTCGTCGCCGAACGGCTGCTCGAGCATGGCCACGAGGTGCTCGGCCTCGCGCGTTCAGATCAGGCGGCGGCCCACTTGCACGCGAGGGGCGTTGAACCGCTGTCCGGCGACCTCGCCGATGCAGGCCGCCTGATCGAGGGCGCCACACGCGCCGACGCGGTGATCCACCTCGCCCAGAGCCGCTTCGATCCAGGAGGCGACTTCGCTGCCCAGATGCAGCAGATGGGCCAACAGGCCACCCGGGCCATGGGGGCCTTCCTAAGGGCGCTCTCCGGCAGCGGCAAGACCCTGATGCTCACCGGCGGC
This is a stretch of genomic DNA from Deinococcus terrestris. It encodes these proteins:
- a CDS encoding MarR family winged helix-turn-helix transcriptional regulator, which translates into the protein MFSPKHKGEDERGQEHALALLAWSRLVRVAQKVSRLGAERLRERGLTPVQFDVLRRIASRPDQPQQDLVERLDVTRGNVSQLLSKLEADGLILRVPQGGANLLRLTDRGQEMVALLLPDHDRFIRERFAALSTEEVQHLLFLLEKLDRDVS